A single genomic interval of Candidatus Nomurabacteria bacterium harbors:
- a CDS encoding type II secretion system F family protein, whose amino-acid sequence MAIQAIKENTSLTSKVEDIVKEDPKDKKKKGVLNKSVSLPKKVNPMDISLTARHLAIMLKSGMSLSEALLVMAEQAPSEKLQEIFTEVHKEVHEGTSMANALKKFPKDFDKIMVSIIDVGEQGGTLERNLLFLADFLKQNHELNSKVKGALMYPVIVLVITVGEMLGVMFFILPKLEDLFSSFGDNLPPTTALMMNVSRFVRENVLMGVIVVVVLTLVSKVLLKTKKGLEFKDNLQLKIPIIKNLNKYHILTNFSRTLGILLESGIPIVASLGIAKEVSSNRAYEVILADIHERVEGGASLSESLGKYPDFFPATYVKMIEVGEETGSLEENLMYLYEFNAEQVGDMSGNLATLLEPLLLVFIGAMIGLLAILIILPIYQLTGSINEGV is encoded by the coding sequence ATGGCGATACAAGCGATCAAAGAAAATACAAGTCTCACATCAAAAGTTGAGGATATCGTAAAAGAGGATCCAAAAGACAAGAAAAAGAAAGGAGTCCTGAACAAGTCAGTCTCTCTTCCGAAAAAAGTCAATCCGATGGATATCTCACTGACAGCACGACATCTAGCGATCATGTTGAAATCCGGAATGTCTCTTTCTGAAGCCCTCCTAGTTATGGCCGAGCAGGCACCGAGTGAAAAATTGCAGGAGATTTTCACGGAAGTACACAAAGAGGTACACGAAGGTACATCTATGGCAAATGCTCTGAAAAAGTTTCCTAAAGATTTTGACAAGATCATGGTATCGATCATTGATGTTGGTGAGCAGGGTGGTACGCTTGAAAGAAATCTACTCTTTCTTGCGGATTTCTTGAAACAAAATCATGAATTGAACTCCAAAGTAAAGGGTGCATTGATGTATCCTGTCATTGTATTGGTTATCACAGTAGGAGAAATGTTAGGTGTGATGTTCTTCATACTTCCGAAGCTAGAAGATCTTTTCTCGTCATTTGGTGATAATCTCCCTCCTACAACCGCACTGATGATGAATGTTTCGAGGTTTGTACGAGAGAATGTTTTGATGGGTGTTATAGTTGTTGTTGTGCTGACATTAGTTTCCAAAGTCTTGCTCAAGACTAAAAAAGGTTTGGAATTCAAGGATAATCTTCAATTAAAGATCCCGATCATCAAAAATTTGAACAAGTATCATATTTTGACAAACTTTTCCCGAACCTTGGGTATCTTGCTCGAAAGTGGTATTCCGATCGTTGCCTCACTAGGTATTGCAAAGGAAGTATCTTCAAATCGAGCATATGAGGTGATATTGGCAGATATCCATGAAAGAGTAGAGGGTGGTGCAAGTTTATCTGAGTCTTTAGGCAAATATCCTGACTTTTTTCCTGCGACATATGTCAAAATGATCGAGGTAGGGGAGGAAACAGGCTCATTAGAGGAGAATCTAATGTATCTATACGAATTCAATGCAGAACAGGTAGGAGATATGAGTGGTAATCTTGCAACATTACTTGAACCACTACTCCTCGTATTTATTGGTGCGATGATAGGTTTGTTGGCTATATTGATCATATTACCAATTTATCAGTTAACTGGCAGTATTAATGAAGGCGTTTAA
- a CDS encoding type II secretion system protein yields MKAFNRHGAFTYVEVVVVLGMFAIAAYFMVPLSLSGLSSTRVSQPASDVTSLIFSTQQDSFTQKDGSAHGIRFNSSDYDVFIGASYATATYWDTFELKNTVTFTDIDLTDIATLTPTNELVFDRGSMKPNAYGTISLSDGSHTYTVVINQEGLVYYE; encoded by the coding sequence ATGAAGGCGTTTAATAGACATGGTGCATTTACATATGTTGAAGTGGTGGTCGTGCTTGGGATGTTTGCCATAGCAGCGTATTTTATGGTCCCACTATCTCTTTCAGGACTTAGTTCGACGAGGGTCAGTCAACCAGCTTCAGATGTGACCTCCTTGATCTTTTCAACTCAACAGGATTCGTTTACTCAAAAAGACGGATCTGCACACGGTATCAGATTCAATTCTTCTGATTATGATGTGTTTATTGGTGCCTCGTATGCAACTGCAACATATTGGGATACATTTGAACTTAAGAATACCGTAACATTTACAGATATCGATCTAACTGATATTGCAACATTGACACCAACAAACGAGTTAGTTTTTGACAGAGGAAGTATGAAACCAAATGCATATGGTACTATCTCTCTATCTGATGGGTCGCATACATACACCGTAGTAATTAATCAAGAAGGTTTAGTTTATTATGAATGA
- a CDS encoding type II/IV secretion system protein produces the protein MAEVKPATTKKTSDQKDPATVVPVADDTISKTASVQGTKPEPEGGNVVIRPPTEKSPKTRKTLGKEIQAEKSLSQKKAEERISLLRERENFGNQAYDQIVDSIVAEENEDINIGELLEKIILKAMQEKASDVHMEPRANDLLVRFRIDGILRDFMRVEKKYEQALVFKIKVSARLRTDEHFAPQDGKIRFIFGDDGKVDTRVSILPTTKGEKIVMRLLTSDGQSFALEDLGFDEFTLPRIERSYTKPYGMIVAAGPTGSGKTTTLYSILKIISTPEINITTVEDPVEYDLDGVNHVQVNKKANLTFSTGLRSILRQDPDVIMIGEIRDIETARIAINAALTGHLVLSTIHTNDSITTIPRLIDMGIEEFLVASTLNVVVAQRLARRLCPHCTKKEVFTKENKAEIGKMRPDIARLLKAGESIYIPVGCDKCSGTGYKGRIGLYEVLEIDKALRQKISEAATTDELFDVARKGGLSLIVEDGIKKIQRGITSIDELLRVTAIREE, from the coding sequence ATGGCTGAAGTTAAACCGGCCACCACAAAAAAGACATCTGACCAAAAAGATCCAGCTACTGTCGTACCTGTAGCCGATGATACGATTTCAAAAACAGCATCGGTGCAAGGTACTAAGCCTGAACCTGAAGGAGGAAATGTGGTGATCCGTCCCCCTACTGAGAAATCACCAAAGACACGAAAGACTTTGGGTAAAGAGATACAGGCTGAAAAATCCTTGTCGCAGAAAAAAGCAGAAGAAAGGATCAGTTTACTCAGGGAGCGAGAAAACTTCGGAAATCAAGCATATGATCAGATCGTAGACTCGATCGTTGCAGAAGAAAATGAGGATATAAACATCGGAGAACTGCTTGAGAAGATAATTCTCAAAGCAATGCAAGAAAAAGCCTCTGATGTGCATATGGAACCTAGAGCTAATGATCTTCTAGTTCGATTCCGTATAGATGGTATCTTGAGAGATTTTATGCGAGTTGAGAAAAAATATGAGCAAGCACTTGTTTTCAAGATCAAAGTTTCCGCAAGATTGAGAACTGATGAGCATTTTGCACCTCAGGATGGAAAGATCCGATTTATCTTTGGCGACGATGGTAAGGTAGATACTCGTGTTTCGATCTTGCCTACAACTAAGGGTGAGAAGATAGTGATGCGTTTGCTCACTTCTGATGGACAATCTTTTGCATTAGAAGATCTTGGTTTCGATGAATTTACACTTCCTAGGATCGAGAGGAGCTATACTAAACCGTACGGAATGATCGTAGCAGCTGGACCTACCGGTTCGGGAAAGACTACTACTTTGTACTCGATACTAAAGATCATTAGTACCCCTGAGATCAATATTACTACAGTCGAAGATCCTGTCGAGTATGATCTTGATGGTGTAAATCATGTGCAGGTAAATAAGAAAGCAAATCTCACATTCTCAACAGGATTGCGATCGATACTGAGGCAGGATCCGGATGTGATCATGATCGGAGAGATCCGAGATATCGAAACAGCTCGTATCGCGATCAATGCTGCTCTTACAGGACATCTAGTACTTTCTACTATACATACCAACGATAGTATTACGACAATCCCTCGTCTGATAGATATGGGTATTGAGGAATTTCTTGTAGCTTCGACGTTAAATGTCGTTGTAGCCCAACGTCTTGCACGACGACTCTGTCCTCATTGTACAAAGAAAGAGGTATTCACAAAGGAAAACAAAGCCGAGATCGGTAAGATGAGACCGGATATTGCGAGACTATTAAAGGCGGGAGAATCGATCTATATCCCGGTGGGTTGCGATAAGTGTAGCGGTACAGGCTATAAAGGAAGGATCGGACTGTACGAGGTTTTGGAGATCGATAAGGCTCTGCGACAGAAGATTTCTGAAGCAGCGACTACGGATGAGTTGTTCGATGTGGCTCGTAAAGGTGGATTGAGCCTAATTGTGGAAGATGGTATCAAAAAGATTCAGAGAGGAATTACTTCAATTGATGAACTACTTCGCGTTACAGCGATCAGAGAGGAATAA